From a single Chloracidobacterium thermophilum B genomic region:
- a CDS encoding c-type cytochrome, translated as MLKTTSGPVQRLVWAGIVATLLAGGAGCKQKMSYQPRYDPLERSETFNDRASARPLVAGTVARGFLRDDPEVFLGRKENGDYVTTFPFPITEEVLRRGQERFTIYCTMCHGFSGYGNGMIVQRGFSPPPSFHDPETREKSVGYYFSVITNGYGAMPGHAHQIPVSDRWAIVAYVRALQLSQNARLEDVPADQRQQLDAQPTPPAASKPAASPSASHSGGTH; from the coding sequence ATGTTGAAGACGACTAGTGGCCCTGTGCAGCGCCTCGTCTGGGCCGGCATCGTGGCAACGCTTCTGGCCGGCGGCGCTGGCTGCAAGCAGAAGATGAGCTACCAGCCACGCTATGACCCCCTGGAGCGGAGTGAAACGTTCAACGACCGGGCTTCGGCGCGGCCGCTGGTGGCCGGGACGGTTGCCCGCGGCTTTCTGCGCGATGACCCGGAAGTGTTTCTGGGGCGCAAGGAAAACGGCGACTACGTGACGACCTTTCCCTTCCCCATCACCGAAGAAGTTCTCAGGCGGGGGCAGGAACGGTTCACCATCTACTGCACGATGTGCCACGGGTTTTCGGGTTACGGGAACGGCATGATCGTCCAGCGCGGGTTTTCTCCGCCGCCATCGTTTCACGACCCGGAAACCCGTGAAAAATCAGTGGGTTACTACTTTTCCGTCATCACCAACGGCTATGGCGCCATGCCGGGCCATGCCCATCAGATTCCGGTTTCCGACCGGTGGGCCATCGTGGCGTACGTCCGGGCCCTGCAGTTGAGCCAGAATGCCCGCCTTGAAGACGTACCGGCCGACCAGCGGCAGCAGCTCGACGCCCAGCCGACCCCTCCGGCGGCCTCCAAACCGGCCGCTTCACCTTCGGCCTCACATTCGGGAGGAACGCACTGA